The following proteins are encoded in a genomic region of Planococcus lenghuensis:
- the nhaC gene encoding Na+/H+ antiporter NhaC yields METDIEENNIKKPSFLYALAMLGTVAAIIAIGILAFDAPIQILMFIGVLVLVPFMMGLGFTYKQVEQSMTTSMSKALQPALILLTVGILIGAWIASGTVPTLIYYGIETISPQFFLVTALVFCSLVSLATGTSWGTIGTAGIALMGVGATLGVPVGLTAGAIISGAYFGDKMSPLSDTTNLTPTVVETDLFTHIRHMLWTTVPAFIISAIIFTFMGLKYTAATVNEQSVTQLTAFLADNFSLGLVPMIPIIVLVGLLMLKKPALPSIFIGTAVGGLVAIFYQGFSFTQTVDFFYGGYSVESGIEIVDSLLVRGGLSSMFALVALFLFALGLGGMMAQAGVLEALVAPFIHKIESTGVLTFVTIIISYVALAIGGSIYFSIVMGGTIMRPVYERLNLRPENLSRVLEDTGTQGGALIPWTGAGIFTAATLGVPVSVYLPFCFLAMITPLVSLFYGVTGLTMTKMEDTEEKKKTEKKVAGEFAKI; encoded by the coding sequence TTGGAAACGGATATTGAAGAAAATAATATTAAGAAACCATCATTTTTGTATGCATTGGCTATGCTGGGAACAGTGGCTGCAATCATCGCCATTGGAATTCTCGCATTTGATGCACCGATTCAAATTCTGATGTTTATCGGCGTACTTGTGCTGGTTCCATTCATGATGGGACTGGGATTCACCTACAAACAAGTAGAGCAATCGATGACCACATCGATGAGCAAGGCGTTACAGCCCGCGCTGATTTTACTGACCGTCGGTATTTTAATCGGTGCATGGATTGCATCCGGAACCGTACCTACACTGATTTACTATGGAATTGAAACGATTTCGCCTCAATTCTTTCTGGTGACAGCTTTGGTTTTTTGTTCATTGGTATCACTGGCGACAGGCACTTCATGGGGAACCATCGGGACAGCAGGGATTGCGCTGATGGGTGTTGGTGCCACGCTGGGCGTGCCGGTCGGGCTTACCGCAGGGGCGATTATAAGCGGCGCCTATTTCGGAGACAAGATGTCACCGTTGTCAGACACAACGAATTTAACACCGACCGTTGTGGAAACCGATTTATTCACACACATTAGACATATGCTTTGGACAACTGTACCGGCTTTTATCATTTCAGCGATCATCTTCACATTCATGGGGCTGAAATATACGGCCGCTACTGTGAACGAACAAAGTGTTACACAGCTGACAGCGTTCCTCGCAGACAATTTCAGCCTCGGGCTTGTCCCGATGATTCCAATCATTGTGCTGGTCGGACTGCTCATGCTGAAAAAACCGGCGCTTCCGTCAATTTTTATCGGAACGGCAGTCGGCGGCCTGGTTGCCATTTTCTATCAGGGGTTCTCGTTCACTCAAACTGTTGATTTCTTCTATGGCGGCTATTCAGTGGAATCCGGAATTGAAATTGTCGACAGCTTATTGGTGCGGGGCGGATTAAGCAGCATGTTCGCACTTGTCGCTTTGTTCTTATTTGCTCTTGGCTTGGGCGGCATGATGGCGCAAGCAGGCGTATTGGAAGCACTCGTTGCACCGTTTATCCATAAAATTGAAAGCACAGGTGTCCTCACCTTTGTTACGATTATTATAAGCTATGTGGCATTGGCGATCGGTGGTTCTATCTACTTCTCAATCGTCATGGGCGGAACGATCATGCGACCGGTTTATGAGCGATTGAATTTGAGGCCGGAGAACCTGTCAAGAGTGCTTGAAGACACAGGCACACAGGGCGGCGCACTCATCCCATGGACGGGAGCCGGCATTTTCACAGCAGCTACGCTCGGTGTACCGGTTAGCGTCTATCTTCCATTCTGCTTCCTGGCGATGATTACACCGCTCGTTTCACTGTTCTATGGTGTTACAGGACTGACGATGACGAAAATGGAAGATACGGAAGAAAAAAAGAAAACAGAAAAGAAAGTCGCAGGCGAATTTGCGAAAATATAA
- a CDS encoding PTS mannitol transporter subunit IICBA, whose translation MTRTADRPNGRGNAKVAVQKFGNFLSSMVLPNIGAFIAWGLITALFIPTGFFPNERLAELVGPMITYLLPLLIGYTGGRLIYDQRGGVVGAIATMGVIVGAPDTPMFLGAMLMGPTGGFVIKKFDQLIEGKIRTGFEMLVNNFSAGILGAALALFAYWIIGPIVAAVTELLTLGVDWLVDTGLLPLTSILIEPGKILFLNNAINHGILTPIGLEQVQETGKSVLFLLEANPGPGLGVLLAFMLFGKGVAKQSAPGAAIIHFIGGIHEIYFPYVLMKPMLLLSVIAGGMSGVFTLVLLNGGLVAPASPGSIIAITAVTPEFLVLLANYAAVLVAATVSFLISATVLKASKETDEDISAATAKMEQMKGKKSSVAGLTAGGVAPTAGAAGTASGSGVMPSNVHKIVFACDAGMGSSAMGASLLKKKVKEADMDITVTNTAISNIPSDAQIIITQEKLTPRAENKAPDAYHISVDNFLSSPEYDRLIENLKSDSGVAEPQVELVEESETDAVGTTPHMAEEEEDSLLLEENIFINQEFATKEEAIRFAGEALVRGGYVEESYVEEMLKREEITTTYMGNNVAIPHGTEAAKKAVIKSGFTVVQVPNGVDFDGESAKLIFGIAGKDGTHLEILSGIAVICAEQENVDELVQAKTAKEVKEIINRS comes from the coding sequence ATGACTCGCACAGCGGATCGTCCAAACGGTCGCGGAAACGCAAAAGTTGCAGTGCAGAAATTCGGCAATTTCTTAAGCTCAATGGTACTGCCGAACATCGGCGCGTTCATCGCCTGGGGATTGATCACTGCATTATTCATACCAACCGGGTTCTTCCCGAATGAACGTCTGGCCGAACTGGTCGGTCCGATGATCACGTACTTGCTGCCGCTGCTTATCGGGTATACAGGAGGCAGACTCATCTATGATCAGCGCGGTGGTGTCGTTGGTGCAATTGCGACGATGGGCGTAATCGTCGGAGCTCCGGATACCCCGATGTTTTTAGGAGCTATGCTGATGGGACCGACTGGCGGATTTGTCATCAAGAAGTTTGACCAGCTGATTGAAGGGAAAATCCGGACGGGCTTTGAGATGCTCGTCAATAACTTCTCTGCCGGTATCCTGGGGGCGGCCCTCGCCCTTTTTGCTTACTGGATCATCGGCCCGATTGTGGCAGCTGTCACAGAGTTACTGACTTTGGGAGTTGACTGGCTGGTCGATACGGGATTGCTGCCATTGACGAGCATCCTGATTGAACCCGGAAAAATCCTGTTCCTGAACAATGCCATCAACCACGGAATCCTGACACCGATCGGACTGGAGCAAGTTCAGGAGACGGGAAAATCGGTCTTATTCCTGCTGGAAGCCAATCCAGGACCGGGTCTTGGTGTCCTGCTCGCATTCATGCTGTTCGGAAAAGGCGTGGCGAAACAGTCGGCACCAGGGGCGGCGATCATCCATTTCATCGGCGGGATTCACGAAATCTACTTCCCATACGTGCTGATGAAGCCGATGCTGCTCTTATCTGTCATCGCAGGCGGTATGAGCGGTGTCTTTACCCTCGTATTGCTTAATGGCGGATTGGTTGCACCTGCATCTCCGGGCAGCATAATTGCAATCACTGCAGTCACACCGGAATTCCTGGTCCTCCTTGCCAATTACGCGGCGGTACTGGTTGCAGCAACGGTGTCGTTCCTGATTTCAGCAACCGTATTGAAAGCGAGCAAAGAAACAGACGAAGATATCAGTGCGGCAACAGCGAAAATGGAACAGATGAAAGGCAAGAAAAGTTCGGTTGCTGGCCTTACGGCTGGTGGCGTTGCGCCCACTGCCGGAGCAGCAGGAACTGCATCGGGCAGCGGGGTAATGCCAAGCAACGTACACAAGATTGTATTCGCCTGTGATGCCGGTATGGGTTCCAGTGCCATGGGTGCGTCGCTCCTGAAGAAAAAGGTGAAAGAAGCGGATATGGATATCACAGTTACCAATACCGCCATCAGCAACATCCCTTCTGACGCACAAATCATTATCACCCAAGAGAAACTGACGCCGCGGGCTGAAAACAAAGCACCGGATGCGTATCACATTTCCGTGGATAATTTCCTGTCGAGCCCGGAATATGATAGATTGATCGAAAATCTGAAAAGCGATAGCGGTGTTGCAGAACCGCAAGTGGAACTCGTTGAAGAGTCTGAGACAGACGCAGTGGGCACCACACCACATATGGCAGAAGAGGAAGAGGACAGCCTCTTGCTGGAAGAAAACATCTTCATCAACCAGGAATTCGCCACAAAAGAAGAAGCGATCCGGTTTGCCGGTGAAGCGCTTGTCCGGGGCGGTTACGTGGAAGAATCCTACGTGGAGGAAATGCTCAAACGGGAAGAAATCACCACTACCTATATGGGCAATAACGTAGCGATTCCACACGGAACCGAAGCGGCGAAAAAAGCGGTCATCAAATCCGGTTTTACGGTTGTCCAGGTTCCGAACGGGGTAGACTTTGATGGAGAGTCCGCAAAACTGATCTTCGGGATTGCCGGCAAGGACGGTACCCATCTGGAAATCCTGTCCGGCATTGCAGTAATTTGTGCCGAGCAGGAGAACGTGGATGAACTGGTCCAAGCCAAAACAGCAAAAGAAGTGAAAGAGATCATCAACAGAAGCTAA
- a CDS encoding mannitol-1-phosphate 5-dehydrogenase: MKQTVHFGAGNIGRGFIGALFAQSGYHVTFVDIAEQVIGKLNDLGTYEVRLAQPEEETMTIENVSGLNNMHQEDAVIGAIQSAAYVTTAIGPTILPRIAPLIARGITARVNATDDKLYIIACENQIGATDILKAHVMEHLDDEVKAGLEEKVYFFNSAVDRIVPIQDQESLDVLVEPYYEWVVETTEEIPHVEGMKLVAELAPFIERKLFTVNTGHAVIAYLGYLEGKETIDQTLADPDIEQQVRETLKETGAYLVKEYGLDEAEHLEYINKNIERFKNPYLNDGVTRVGRAPIRKLGPEDRLIRPATQAQKAGLSYMNMAKAIAAALLFDNPEDEEAVQLQEMVQRDGLTSVLNSVSGLPEDSEITEEIIRQYELLKTK, translated from the coding sequence ATGAAACAAACTGTTCACTTTGGTGCCGGAAATATCGGCCGGGGCTTTATCGGCGCACTCTTCGCCCAGTCAGGCTATCACGTCACGTTCGTTGATATTGCAGAACAGGTCATCGGCAAGCTGAATGATCTGGGCACGTATGAAGTCAGGCTCGCCCAGCCGGAAGAAGAAACGATGACGATTGAAAATGTATCCGGATTAAATAACATGCATCAGGAAGATGCGGTTATTGGCGCAATCCAAAGCGCCGCCTATGTGACGACTGCAATCGGTCCGACTATTTTACCGCGAATCGCTCCTTTGATTGCCCGGGGGATCACCGCGCGTGTAAATGCGACCGACGATAAATTGTATATTATTGCGTGTGAAAATCAGATCGGTGCGACCGATATTCTGAAAGCGCATGTTATGGAACACCTCGATGACGAAGTAAAAGCGGGGCTGGAAGAAAAGGTCTACTTCTTTAATTCTGCTGTGGACCGCATCGTTCCGATCCAAGACCAGGAGTCACTCGATGTGCTTGTCGAGCCTTATTATGAATGGGTCGTCGAAACAACAGAAGAGATTCCGCATGTGGAAGGGATGAAGCTTGTAGCCGAGCTGGCGCCTTTCATTGAACGGAAACTATTTACAGTAAATACAGGTCATGCTGTCATTGCTTATCTCGGCTACCTGGAAGGAAAAGAGACCATCGACCAGACACTGGCCGACCCGGACATCGAGCAGCAGGTCAGAGAAACGCTGAAAGAGACAGGCGCTTACCTGGTAAAGGAATACGGTCTGGATGAAGCGGAACATCTTGAATATATCAACAAGAATATCGAACGCTTCAAAAATCCATACTTGAATGATGGCGTCACACGGGTGGGACGGGCGCCGATCCGGAAACTGGGACCTGAAGACCGGCTCATCCGTCCCGCGACACAGGCGCAAAAAGCGGGGCTGTCTTATATGAATATGGCAAAAGCCATCGCCGCCGCTTTATTATTCGACAATCCGGAAGATGAAGAAGCTGTACAGCTGCAGGAGATGGTTCAGCGCGACGGATTGACAAGCGTCCTGAACAGCGTGAGCGGATTGCCTGAAGACAGTGAAATCACTGAAGAAATTATACGCCAGTATGAGTTGCTGAAAACGAAATAA
- a CDS encoding malate:quinone oxidoreductase: MSDMPKKTDVIMIGAGVMSATLGSLLKELAPEWEINVFEKLSGPGAESSNEWNNAGTGHAALCELNYTPEKPDGSIDITKAIKVNEQFQLSRQFWSFLVNNKRISNPEDFIMSLPHMSMVRGEENVTFLKKRFEALSASPLFQGMEFSEDPAKLKEWIPLIMEGRSADEPIAATKIDSGTDVNFGELTRMLFNHLAGENIAVHYEHSVQDIKRTADGSWEVKVHDIANNKIEYHTAKFVFIGGGGGSLPLLQKTGIPESKKIGGFPVSGLFLVCDNPEVVERHHAKVYGKAQVGAPPMSVPHLDTRFIDHKKTLLFGPYAGFSPKFLKTGSYLDLIGSVKPANLLTMLSAGAKEIPLTKYLIQQVLLSDEKRMDELRAFVPDAKSEDWRTVTAGQRVQVIKDTEAGGKGTLQFGTEIVTAEDGSIAALLGASPGASTAVHAMLEIFKKCFPQHLEAWEPKIKEMIPSYGVSLNDNPELFREVHAETAETLGLAKREPVYKLS; this comes from the coding sequence ATGAGTGACATGCCGAAAAAAACAGACGTTATTATGATTGGTGCCGGAGTCATGAGTGCGACTCTGGGATCCTTGCTGAAAGAATTAGCGCCGGAGTGGGAAATCAATGTATTTGAAAAACTCTCAGGCCCGGGAGCAGAAAGCTCGAATGAATGGAATAACGCGGGTACAGGCCATGCTGCATTGTGTGAGTTGAACTACACACCGGAAAAGCCGGATGGCTCCATCGATATCACAAAAGCGATCAAAGTGAATGAGCAGTTCCAGCTGTCGCGACAGTTCTGGTCGTTCCTCGTCAATAACAAGCGGATCAGCAATCCAGAGGATTTTATCATGTCGCTGCCGCATATGAGCATGGTGCGCGGAGAGGAAAATGTGACGTTCCTGAAAAAGCGTTTTGAAGCGCTTTCAGCCAGTCCGTTGTTCCAAGGAATGGAGTTTTCCGAGGATCCCGCCAAATTGAAAGAATGGATTCCGCTGATTATGGAAGGGCGTTCAGCGGATGAACCGATTGCGGCAACGAAAATCGACTCCGGAACGGACGTCAATTTCGGTGAACTGACCCGTATGCTGTTCAATCACTTAGCCGGTGAAAACATCGCCGTCCATTATGAGCATAGTGTCCAGGATATCAAACGCACGGCTGATGGCTCGTGGGAAGTGAAAGTCCATGACATCGCGAACAATAAAATCGAGTACCATACAGCAAAATTCGTATTTATCGGCGGCGGAGGCGGAAGTTTGCCGCTATTGCAGAAAACCGGTATCCCGGAGTCGAAGAAAATCGGCGGATTCCCGGTGAGCGGGCTGTTCCTTGTCTGTGATAACCCGGAAGTCGTGGAACGGCATCATGCGAAAGTTTACGGCAAAGCCCAGGTCGGCGCGCCGCCGATGTCTGTGCCGCATCTTGATACGCGATTTATCGATCATAAAAAGACATTGCTGTTCGGTCCGTATGCCGGCTTCTCGCCGAAGTTCCTGAAAACAGGTTCTTACTTGGATTTGATCGGTTCTGTCAAACCGGCAAACCTGCTGACGATGCTGTCTGCAGGCGCAAAAGAAATACCGTTGACGAAATATCTGATCCAGCAAGTGCTGCTGTCGGATGAAAAACGGATGGATGAATTACGTGCGTTTGTTCCCGATGCAAAAAGCGAAGACTGGCGGACGGTGACAGCGGGGCAGCGGGTGCAGGTGATCAAAGATACGGAAGCCGGAGGAAAAGGGACGCTTCAGTTCGGCACGGAGATTGTCACAGCTGAAGACGGCTCCATCGCTGCACTGCTTGGTGCTTCTCCAGGCGCTTCGACAGCTGTCCATGCAATGCTCGAGATCTTCAAGAAATGCTTCCCGCAGCATTTGGAAGCATGGGAACCGAAAATCAAGGAAATGATTCCTTCCTACGGTGTGTCACTGAATGACAATCCGGAACTTTTCCGGGAAGTCCACGCCGAAACGGCCGAGACACTCGGATTGGCTAAAAGAGAACCGG
- a CDS encoding LURP-one-related/scramblase family protein gives MRQLYIKQKVLSLSGKFTVKDQQGKDAYYVEGSFLRIPKTFAILNTERDEVAVITKKTFSFLPKFFVEVNGQEVLTIKKEFSFFKARYVIDTAGMEVQGNWWDMDFEVLQHGQAVGNVSKEWFSWGDSYRVQVVNEEWETVLIALTVAIDCVKADQAAASSAAT, from the coding sequence ATGAGACAGCTCTACATCAAGCAAAAAGTCCTTAGTTTAAGCGGCAAGTTCACAGTAAAGGACCAGCAGGGAAAGGATGCCTATTATGTGGAAGGGAGCTTTCTGCGAATTCCAAAGACATTCGCTATCCTGAACACTGAAAGAGATGAAGTGGCGGTCATTACGAAAAAGACGTTCAGTTTTCTGCCGAAATTCTTTGTGGAAGTGAACGGGCAGGAAGTGCTGACGATCAAGAAGGAATTTTCTTTTTTCAAGGCCCGCTATGTGATTGATACGGCTGGCATGGAAGTGCAGGGCAATTGGTGGGATATGGATTTTGAAGTGCTTCAGCATGGACAGGCGGTCGGCAATGTGAGCAAGGAATGGTTTTCGTGGGGAGACAGTTACAGGGTTCAAGTTGTAAATGAGGAATGGGAGACTGTACTCATTGCCCTCACTGTCGCGATTGATTGTGTAAAGGCGGATCAGGCAGCAGCTTCTTCAGCCGCGACATAA
- a CDS encoding BglG family transcription antiterminator, giving the protein MFITFREKSIIELIVRTSGKHTVHSLSTYLNVSVRTIQRDLKSVEKLLMQFDLVLKRTANDGLFIDGKNEQIYRLIQNLTSVRPTDETPEERKLNLLITLLHDGPSFKKQVLANQLGVSTATLSAYLNDLAEWIGKFSITLTRKRGVGVEVGGEEANKRHALANYFLIHFYEEIIENLYQLQLGKPMEGNVLGYFSPRYLTLVDGLVNEKINKEQGRLADSDYIGLVIHTCLTIQRTEQGFLLQQEDETANEYTSEYELINGVADELESALSIALTGSDIHFLSIILRGSKVQAADLVYYDNVLLGKLIKNMILDVSSSLHVNLADDFSLYQGLLAHMGPSIFRLKQKLELFNPLTEEIKRKYPMLFMAVKKSLETEFPDIDFPADEIAFIVLHFGSALLMNEERIKLNAIVVCPTGIGTSKMLASRIQKELVEIDSVAISSINDFQSGNFHDYDIVISTIRLPVTDVDYIMVSPLLSDRDIRDIENYLQDHLEKIISRKRYLNAGNQFEEPAQPNQPNVQTLLQEIKDVHSSMESILTNLKVYRKQQVADHRLVLQEMVEQSTRDGLITNPESVQRELEEREKKGGLGIPDTNIGLFHCRDESIRELIFQVAHLDKPCPIKGMDGETVHMNNLLLMLAPVSMSVREQEILSLISSSLIESDVAMMIFSSSNENMIRKKLEDLFLDYLQHNLIKE; this is encoded by the coding sequence ATATTTATCACATTTAGGGAAAAATCCATTATTGAATTGATTGTACGGACATCCGGCAAACATACAGTCCATTCGCTGTCGACGTATTTGAATGTGAGTGTCCGGACAATCCAGCGGGATTTGAAATCCGTGGAGAAGCTGTTGATGCAATTTGATCTGGTGCTGAAGCGGACGGCGAACGACGGCCTCTTCATTGACGGGAAAAACGAACAGATTTACCGGCTCATCCAAAATTTGACGAGTGTCCGGCCCACCGATGAAACGCCGGAAGAACGGAAGCTGAATCTGCTCATCACCCTGCTGCATGACGGTCCGTCCTTCAAAAAGCAGGTGCTGGCAAACCAGCTCGGTGTCAGCACAGCTACGCTGTCGGCTTATTTGAATGATCTGGCCGAATGGATCGGTAAATTCTCCATTACGTTGACCCGCAAAAGAGGTGTCGGCGTGGAAGTGGGTGGAGAAGAAGCCAATAAGCGGCACGCACTTGCAAACTATTTTCTCATTCACTTTTATGAAGAAATCATTGAAAACCTGTACCAGCTTCAACTGGGGAAACCGATGGAAGGAAACGTACTCGGTTATTTTTCTCCCCGGTATCTGACGCTGGTCGATGGACTGGTGAATGAAAAGATCAACAAAGAGCAGGGAAGACTGGCGGACAGCGATTATATCGGGCTGGTTATCCATACCTGCCTGACGATCCAGCGGACAGAGCAGGGGTTTTTGCTGCAGCAGGAAGATGAAACGGCAAATGAATACACAAGTGAATATGAATTGATAAACGGAGTAGCCGATGAGCTGGAATCAGCTCTCTCCATCGCGCTGACGGGCAGCGATATTCATTTTCTATCAATCATCCTGCGGGGATCAAAAGTTCAAGCGGCTGATTTGGTTTATTACGATAATGTATTGCTGGGCAAATTGATCAAGAATATGATTCTCGACGTTTCATCCAGCCTGCATGTGAATCTCGCTGACGATTTCTCTCTGTACCAGGGACTGCTGGCGCATATGGGACCGTCCATTTTCCGGCTGAAACAAAAATTGGAACTGTTTAATCCGCTGACGGAAGAGATTAAAAGAAAATATCCGATGCTGTTCATGGCGGTCAAGAAAAGCCTGGAAACCGAGTTTCCGGATATCGATTTCCCGGCGGATGAGATCGCGTTCATCGTCCTGCATTTCGGATCAGCGCTGCTGATGAATGAAGAGCGGATCAAGCTCAACGCTATTGTTGTTTGTCCGACAGGCATCGGCACATCGAAAATGCTGGCAAGCCGGATCCAAAAGGAATTGGTTGAAATCGATTCTGTCGCCATTTCGTCGATCAATGATTTTCAATCCGGCAACTTCCATGATTATGACATTGTGATTTCCACTATTCGCCTTCCGGTTACAGACGTGGATTATATTATGGTGAGTCCATTGTTGAGTGACAGGGACATCCGGGATATCGAAAATTATCTGCAGGATCATTTGGAGAAGATCATCAGCAGAAAACGGTATTTGAACGCCGGAAATCAGTTTGAAGAGCCTGCCCAGCCGAACCAGCCGAACGTGCAGACACTCCTGCAGGAGATAAAGGATGTCCATTCCAGTATGGAATCGATTCTGACTAATTTAAAAGTCTACAGAAAACAGCAAGTCGCAGATCATCGGCTCGTGCTGCAGGAAATGGTCGAACAAAGCACGCGGGACGGACTGATCACCAATCCGGAAAGCGTGCAGCGTGAACTGGAAGAGCGCGAAAAGAAAGGCGGTCTCGGAATTCCGGATACGAATATCGGTCTTTTCCACTGCCGGGACGAAAGTATCCGGGAACTGATCTTCCAAGTGGCGCATCTCGATAAACCGTGCCCGATCAAAGGGATGGATGGCGAGACCGTACACATGAATAATCTGCTGCTGATGCTGGCTCCGGTGAGCATGAGTGTCAGAGAGCAAGAGATCCTCAGTCTCATCAGCTCGAGCCTGATCGAGAGTGACGTAGCGATGATGATTTTTTCTTCTTCCAATGAGAACATGATCCGAAAGAAACTCGAAGATCTGTTTTTGGACTATCTTCAACATAATCTGATAAAGGAATGA
- a CDS encoding nitroreductase family protein: MELTDVIHGHRSIREYEDREVSQDLLDEILEAGIRASSSGNMQTYSIIVTRDKELKKKLYEPHMEQSMVVDAPVLVTFCADFNRMRKWLALNDAPVHFDNFMSLMIGAIDATLAAQNCALAAENAGLGVCYMGSTLANCDQIGEILNLPENVVPIVGYSLGYPAENPAPRDRLPRHGLVHYDQYQDYTDEEITEIYKERNEKGWERYMAVPKLKEMTEELELKNLAQIYTIAKYTKETHTRFSQTVLNYLAKQNFMNNE, from the coding sequence TGGACACCGATCCATACGGGAATACGAAGACAGGGAAGTCAGCCAGGACCTGCTGGATGAAATATTGGAAGCGGGAATTCGGGCTTCTTCAAGCGGGAACATGCAAACCTACTCGATAATTGTAACGAGAGATAAAGAACTTAAGAAAAAATTGTATGAACCGCACATGGAGCAGTCCATGGTAGTGGATGCACCGGTACTGGTAACATTCTGCGCAGATTTTAACCGGATGCGGAAATGGCTTGCCCTCAATGACGCGCCTGTGCATTTCGACAATTTTATGAGCCTGATGATCGGAGCCATTGACGCGACATTGGCTGCGCAGAATTGCGCGCTGGCAGCGGAAAATGCCGGCCTCGGCGTCTGTTACATGGGTTCGACGCTCGCCAATTGTGATCAGATCGGTGAAATCCTGAACCTGCCGGAAAACGTTGTGCCGATTGTGGGATATTCACTTGGGTATCCAGCAGAAAATCCTGCACCGCGGGACCGGCTTCCACGGCATGGCCTTGTTCATTACGACCAGTACCAGGATTACACAGATGAAGAAATAACCGAAATCTATAAAGAGCGAAATGAAAAGGGCTGGGAGCGCTATATGGCTGTTCCGAAACTGAAAGAGATGACTGAAGAGCTGGAATTGAAAAATCTTGCGCAAATCTATACGATCGCTAAATATACGAAGGAAACCCATACCCGGTTTTCACAGACGGTGCTGAATTACTTGGCGAAGCAGAACTTCATGAATAATGAATGA
- a CDS encoding class I SAM-dependent rRNA methyltransferase, whose amino-acid sequence MRQSAELQLKPASAKAIKNGYPLVLKDALEKPGVLPKEGNLLRLTDSTGNYVATGYYGLQNKGIGWVLTRSEKEEIDSRFFAGKIRKAIAERHHLYAAEDTTAFRMFNGEGDGIGGLIIDFYADFYVVNWYSEGIYSFRKEVYEALKEVAAPRGIYEKLRFDTNGQYVEQDDYVSGERGEFPLIVQENGMSFAVDLNDGAMTGIFLDQREVRKALRDKYADGKTVLNTFSYTGAFSIAAVLGGATETTSVDLAKRSRPKTIEQFAVNGIDFEAQDIKVMDVFDYFSYAARHGLKFDVVVLDPPSFARTKKKTFSTAKDYPKLLKDTLKITSDRGMIIASTNNASFNMKKFKSFIDKAFTETNTRYKILEEHQLPEDFKVPHNYPEFNYLKVVFIKIMN is encoded by the coding sequence ATGAGACAGTCAGCAGAACTTCAATTAAAACCGGCTTCGGCTAAAGCGATTAAAAATGGCTATCCGTTGGTTTTAAAAGATGCACTGGAGAAACCGGGGGTGCTGCCAAAAGAGGGGAACTTACTGCGTCTGACCGATTCAACAGGTAATTATGTCGCAACAGGTTATTATGGCCTGCAGAACAAAGGAATCGGTTGGGTGCTGACCCGCAGTGAAAAAGAGGAAATCGACAGCCGGTTCTTCGCCGGAAAGATCAGGAAAGCAATAGCTGAACGACATCATCTTTACGCAGCTGAGGATACGACAGCATTCCGTATGTTTAATGGTGAAGGCGATGGCATCGGCGGGCTGATCATCGATTTCTATGCCGATTTTTATGTTGTGAACTGGTACAGTGAAGGCATTTATTCATTCCGTAAAGAAGTGTACGAAGCGTTAAAAGAAGTAGCGGCACCGCGCGGAATATACGAGAAACTGCGCTTCGATACCAACGGCCAGTATGTGGAACAGGATGATTATGTGTCCGGGGAGCGGGGGGAGTTCCCGCTGATTGTCCAAGAGAACGGAATGAGTTTTGCCGTCGATTTAAACGATGGTGCCATGACCGGAATTTTCCTCGATCAGCGGGAAGTCCGGAAAGCGTTGCGGGACAAGTACGCAGACGGAAAAACAGTGCTAAATACATTTTCCTATACAGGTGCATTTTCAATTGCTGCCGTCCTTGGCGGTGCGACGGAGACGACAAGCGTGGACCTCGCAAAACGCAGCCGGCCGAAAACGATTGAGCAGTTCGCTGTAAACGGCATTGATTTTGAAGCCCAGGATATCAAGGTGATGGATGTCTTCGATTACTTCAGCTATGCCGCGCGTCACGGGCTGAAATTCGATGTCGTCGTACTCGATCCGCCGAGCTTCGCGCGCACGAAGAAAAAGACGTTCAGCACTGCAAAAGACTATCCGAAATTGCTTAAGGATACGCTGAAAATCACCAGTGACCGCGGGATGATTATTGCATCGACCAATAATGCCAGCTTCAACATGAAAAAATTCAAATCCTTTATCGATAAAGCATTCACTGAAACGAATACCCGTTATAAAATTTTGGAAGAGCACCAGTTGCCGGAGGATTTCAAGGTTCCGCATAACTATCCGGAATTCAATTATTTAAAAGTAGTGTTCATCAAGATAATGAACTAG